From one Mya arenaria isolate MELC-2E11 chromosome 4, ASM2691426v1 genomic stretch:
- the LOC128231595 gene encoding prion-like-(Q/N-rich) domain-bearing protein 25 yields the protein MLFTGKFHPLYALLLFQNAILKTSFLFAVLVIVANVQLTIAVALDATCTFDCDCTVANSKCSTTCVCADGYTKESTACKANYGTACTSDPDCITNGKCDLFSNPQVCAIKEGDTCNDGTTDNSAYCVSNAACTGTANTLCACSSGYTVDATTKLCEADTGTTCVSATHCSTGVCDTKISPAKCKIGHGEDCNDGTLDNSASCVTGAACPSYSTTAVQCACEASYTAASTLCGSNIDVACAADTDCIANHVCDTSLVCKKDLGQNCGSNAECVSPATCATTCKVGLGETCAADADCSAGFCDTTVTPNKCLIKATEAGCTTDDHCVENAQCTSSSCACKSGYTKDHASTATYCKGSVGTTCAALTDCDQLTTLICDTALATPVCRKKMADCFADQTNCVANSECDASACSCMTGFTLDGTSFVCGGEISKSCANHGGCDAASNLVCNIGGTSTCKKKAAAACTSGQCITNAACECSVCACSSAATASAIGLCEVQSSATMGAYISAFVLTFCLLGTRI from the exons atgctttttaCAGGCAAGTTTCATCCATTATACGCACTGCTTTTATTTCAGAACGCGATTTTGAAAACGAGCTTTCTGTTTGCTGTTTTGGTGATTGTTGCAAACGTGCAACTAACCATAGCAG TTGCCCTAGACGCCACGTGCACCTTCGACTGCGATTGCACTGTGGCAAATTCAAAATGTTCTACTACGTGTGTTTGTGCCGATGGTTACACCAAAGAAAGCACAGCGTGTAAAGCAA ACTACGGTACGGCTTGCACAAGTGACCCGGACTGTATAACCAATGGGAAATGCGACCTCTTTAGTAATCCCCAAGTTTGTGCTATAA agGAGGGCGACACATGCAATGATGGCACTACTGACAATTCTGCCTACTGTGTCTCTAACGCCGCGTGTACAGGAACGGCCAACACATTATGTGCATGCAGCTCCGGCTACACTGTAGATGCAACTACGAAACTTTGTGAGGCGG ACACTGGAACAACTTGCGTGAGCGCAACACACTGTTCCACTGGCGTATGTGATACTAAAATTTCCCCAGCGAAGTGCAAAATCG GACATGGGGAAGATTGTAACGACGGCACTTTAGACAATTCTGCGAGCTGTGTCACCGGCGCTGCATGTCCTTCATACTCAACTACTGCTGTGCAGTGTGCATGTGAAGCTTCCTACACGGCAGCTTCAACTCTTTGTGGTTCAA ATATTGACGTCGCCTGTGCTGCGGACACTGACTGCATCGCAAACCATGTGTGTGATACATCGCTAGTGTGCAAGAAGG ATCTCGGTCAGAATTGTGGTAGTAACGCTGAATGTGTATCACCTGCAACATGTGCTACGACTTGCAAAGTGG GTCTCGGGGAAACCTGTGCTGCTGATGCAGATTGTTCAGCCGGATTTTGCGATACCACTGTGACGCCAAACAAATGCTTGATCA AGGCCACCGAAGCTGGATGTACCACGGACGACCATTGTGTTGAAAACGCTCAGTGTACGTCTAGTTCCTGTGCATGCAAATCTGGCTACACTAAGGATCATGCATCTACAGCTACATACTGCAAAGGAA GCGTTGGTACGACATGTGCAGCTCTGACAGACTGTGACCAACTGACAACTTTGATCTGCGATACAGCACTGGCAACCCCGGTTTGCAGGAAAA AGATGGCAGACTGCTTTGCTGATCAAACCAACTGTGTAGCAAACAGCGAGTGTGACGCAAGCGCCTGTTCATGCATGACTGGTTTTACCCTAGACGGAACATCATTCGTCTGTGGAGGAG AAATCAGCAAGTCCTGTGCAAATCATGGAGGCTGTGACGCTGCTTCTAATCTTGTATGTAACATAGGTGGAACATCGACCTGCAAAAAAA aagcagcagcagcatgtACCTCTGGGCAATGTATTACGAACGCTGCATGCGAGTGCAGCGTTTGCGCTTGTAGTTCGGCGGCTACAGCATCAGCAATTGGCTTGTGTGAAG TGCAAAGTAGTGCAACAATGGGAGCTTACATCTCCGCATTCGTACTTACGTTCTGCCTTCTCGGCACCAGGATATAG